DNA sequence from the Callospermophilus lateralis isolate mCalLat2 chromosome 2, mCalLat2.hap1, whole genome shotgun sequence genome:
CCATGGAACTTCTTGGTACATCTCTTCTTACCTTGGCTCAGTGATTTGCCTCCACTCAGAAGTTCCCAGTAGGTTCTTTTATTGTTGTTGGCATACAGACCCTGGACAGAAGTAATGTAGGGGCCCCATGCGCTCTGCTCCATTGTGAAACTATGGGGACAGTGAATGAGTTATAAGAATTTAGAATTTTCAAAGGAGACCctttaatgtttttaaatataaCTTGGAGATGTAACCCAAAATACAGATTTCCTGGACCTATACTCAGATTATTTGATTCTTAGGTCTGGGCTGGGGACCAGGAAGCTGCAGGTTTTATCAAAAGTCCAGGGATTCTGATGCAGGCACTTCACACTCTGTCAAAGTGGCAATGTGATGCCCATGGCTCTGTCTTCCCCCACTGCCATTATACACACTTTGCAATTAACTTCTTCAACCTTCCACCCTGGAATAGTACCTGTTGAAGATACTGGAGCAGTAGAAGAAAGTGTTAACCTCATGTTAACCTCAAGGCACTGCAAATTAGTGGGTTTTCTTTTAGAAAAGACAATCAGGAAGGAAGGATTGATATTTCATGTGATGTGTATTACAAAATGACAAGGTTGTTATCTATTTCACATTCCTTAGTCATATTTCATTATCTGCTTGGAAGCTCTTGAAATCagtcttttaaatatatttattatatatgtgtgtatatatatatatatatatatacacacacaattattcagattttctctacagCACATGTTGTTAGACACAATAAATAACTTTCAACTAGATTTAAGGAGTCAAATAAATCATACTTTTCAGGGGCACAAATATCTTAAATTTGCTATTTGACCTCTCTAGGCCAGGGAACCTTAATTTAGGGGTCCATACATCTCCTGAAAAGGAGAAATGGAGAGACTTAAGTGCATTTGTGAAATTACCAATTGAAATgtcaatttttttggtgttaatttttctGAGATGAGCTTTCATTACATTCATCTGATTTTCAAAGGAGTCATTGATTCAAAAGTAGTTAAGAACTACTCTTCTAGACACAGATGTCTGATATAAAAGGTTCTATTTATTCAAGTTTtgctgaaaaaagaaagaatcctgggattcattcattcattaagtgAACATTAACTTAATACATATTATGTGTTTTGAGGTGAAATAATCTTCCTAGCATATAATAGGTATTTTTAAACcctgctgtgaggtatagatggaTAACAAAAGTACCAGTACAGAAGTGTCTTAAATACACTTTATATTCAGGTGCAGATATATTCTTAACAAGTCTTTCAAAATTACAGTAAATACATTAGCATTAGGTTATGGTCAGACATACCGAAATGCTGTCGAATTCTGTATTTGAGCTTCTTTCATCACATCTAGGAAGACTGAACCATTTGGCACGGTGACATTGATaggatatgtttcattgattaccACAGAGTAATGGACGAGGATGAATGAGGATGAGTTAGAAGGTGTGTTAGATTCAGGTGCATCATTGGAAATGTTGAATTTATCTGACAGAGACAGAAAAGCAGAGATAGATATGCAGAAGAATAAATATGGTGTCAGAGTTTGCATACCATTCTACCCCTGTCTAAGGACTCCTTTCCTttatacagagatgaatttgcTACAAGAAGCAAATGTCATCAAGGGGAAGATCTCTCATGTGACTaaacagaaatgaaaacagaGACTACCCCACCTGTGAATGCTGGCATTGGGCTCAACTCCCAGCTGTTTAAACAATTCAGTTGGCTTAATGCCCGTTTTCCACAGACAgtcctgatttttttcccctttggtacAGAATCCAGCAATGCTTATCTTCCCTCTTTTCATTTCTTAATATTTACTAAGAACATATTAAGTGCCAGCCAttgcaataatcattttacatgaaTTAGCTCAATCAGTTCTCACAaaacctgtgtgaggtagtgttaCCATTTTCTACATTAGAAATTACTTTAGCTTAGAGGTTAAACATTTGCCCAATGCCCCTAAATCTGTAAGTGGCTGTACCAGGAATGAAGGGAGATAGAAGAAAATGACTCCTTTCtaccttatttcaaaataatctgtttgaataaataattcatactacatttgtctaagaatACTGCCATATTCTTTCCAACCCTGTATTTTTTCACAGAGGAATAATGGAAATTATTGTGTGAATAATGAAAAGTCAGAAATATAATATTCACCTTCTATACTTCGTTTAGAATGGGAATGATGCTTTTTCTAGGATGGGAATTTCTGTATCTACAATCAGAAAACATCTCTTTGAAGACAGACATCACTTATCTATGTTTCAATCAAGAATAAGGTCTGCCACCCTGAGAACAAGTCCTCAGGTGGTTGTaattcctgattttgtaatgagaaCTGAATTCTGTCTAGAAACTTCTATGGCTTAGAGGcttatcctctcactttcagtcccTAAAGACTCCTGCCTCTCACATCCTTTGGGTGTTAGGCTGAAAGGCAAAAGAGTTTACCCTTCCTTCAGTGCTTATACCTAAATCAGAGACACAAGGAAAGTTTGTAACATTCAAGTAGGTCTTTCCCATTAGGGGAGGTAAGATCTGGGCCGCAGCAGTTGGATTATTGAACATTCCCCGAGAAATTTCCTTGAATATTGTATTCAGAGTTTGTTGGCAATTCCATTCACTTTCTTCATAATACTTTGATGACACAAAGAGGGCCTAGTGAGAAAGAAAGCGAGTCAGAGACACTTCAAATAGGGTGGAAGGTGGCACCTAACTAATTCAGTAAGAATTTACTGAACATTGACAACATAGGAAGCACCTTGGATaattaagttatctttcccactaTATGGAAGGTTATAGACTAGTTTGAGTGCAGGGGAATTGTGTAATGCAAGCTACAATGATTCCATTGAAAATAGACTTTCTCTGCCATATTCACTCCTGTATTTTAACTCTAGAATAATACCTATCATAAAGATGCACTCAATAAACATAATCAACAAACTATTGTAAAAGGTGCCCTAAATGAATGCCCTAAGAGAAGTGTCTAGTGACATTGTCTTTCAAAAATGGAGAGGGTTTCACATATATGTAGTGAGTCTGAGGAAAACTTCATTGGAGGCGGTGGTATTGGAGGTGAGCCTTGGCAGCTTGGCAGTATGAGGCATGTTggaaggaggaaagaggaggggaCTCTGAGCTGAGGGAGCAGCATGAGCAAAGGCCTAAGGTAGGAATGGGGAGCACATGGCCTTGAAATGATAGAGTGTTTGTATTTTGACCAGTCACCAAGAGATGCTTCTGAAAGTTCTCTTACCCGACGGGCGTCAGCCTGACAAATAATTATTCATCCTAATGACTCtgcatttttttccttcaaaccttctttttttttctattcctgtATCTACCACTTAGAGTTCAGTAAGTCAATGAAAGAATGTAGAAAAAGTGCCAGACCTTGAGGAATGTGTACACGACAGTATAGGTACTGAGTGAGTTTTGAGAACAACTGTTGAGGTCCATCCCCATCCATAACACTTTCTGGCTTTATAAAATTTGGCAAGTTTACTGACACTCTGACTCATACTCCTGTTTAGGATAATCCTTTCCTCATGATGTTATGtgcattaatttatttaataggACACAACAAATACTGACACTATTTACTACTACTATCACTACTAATGCAGCAGTAACATAATTTGGAAGAAAGATGAACACACAAAACAACAGTATGTGGTAAAGTGTGAAATTACATGTGATATAACAAGATAGGTTGTAGCAAAATTTCTAATTTCATAAAGAAATTATAGTTAGGAAAAGCTTCATAAAAGCATTGGATATGAAAAGGTAAAGATTGAAGGTGAAAAGAATATATTTCAGATGGTGTTGGGAAATCATGTAAGAAAAATAGTGTAGGAAACAtagtcctcttcctcctcctcctcctcctcctactactactactatacacacacatcagatacagctcttatctctaggttatataaagaactcaaaaaacttaacaccaaaaaaataaataatccaatcaataaatgggccaaggacctgaacagacacttctcagaagaggatatatgatcaatcaaaaaatatatgaaaaaatgtttatcatcactagcaattagagaaatgcaaatcaaaactactcttaagatttcatctcactccagtcagaatggcagctattttgcatacaaacaacagtaagtgttggcaagggtgtggggaaaaagatacactcatacactgctgttgGGGCTGCaatttggtgcagccaatatggaaagcagtatggagatttcttggaaaattgggaatggaaccaccatttgacccagctgttcctctcctcagtctatacccaaaggacttaaaaacagcatactacagggacacagctgcatcgatgtttatagcagcacaatttacaatagctaaattgtggaaccaacctagatgcccttcaatagatgaatggataacaaaaatgtggcatatatacacaatggaatattactcagcagttacagagaataaaatcatggcatttgtaggtaaatggatggagttagagaagataatgctaagtgaagttaaccaatctcaaaaaaccaaatgccaaatgttttctctgatataaggaggctgattcatagtcagGTAGGGAGGGGGAGTGTGGGAGGAATACATGGACTCTGGTAGGGCAGAAGGGTAGGAGGGCAAGGGAGGaggtatggggttagaaatgatggtggaatatgatggatattattatccaaagtacatgtatgaagacacaaattgatgtgaatatactttgtatataaccagagatataaaaatttgtgctctatatgtgtaataagaattgcaatgtaTCCCACTGtcatataatttaaaaagtaataaaaaagaaataataataatgatagtaataataataatatcatcaTCATCTTAGGGGGTCAATAATAAGGGATCAAGGTATTGTTCTCTGTGACTCCCTCTTCTgtctcctatttttaccctctgACTTACCTGCATGGCTACTCCTGTACTAAATGTGTTTCCAATGagaccattttcttttttctcagacagaattttttttaccAGGAACCTTATACACTTATCAATTTTTGTTAAATTCTTTTCTGCTTTGATCTGCTCATTTGTTAGACTCCTGTTCACACATGTCAGAGCCAGGACAGCCATTGCACCAGTATCTGTCAGGGAACAAAACATTGGTAATGGGTTGACCAACCATTCCAGTTTGTCTTAGACCAAGGGATTTCTGGGGAGATAGGACTTAGAGTCAGCTAAATGGACAAATTTGGAAAAACCAGAATGTTTGGTCATTCGGATTGATGACAGCGGAGAAGGATTTCAAGATATGGCTGATCATCTTTCACTATGCACTCAAATTTATTTCAAGATTTCTTCCCTATGTTGAGTTGTCATGTGCACATATATGACATATTATGTTACAGCCATAAAACCATATATGGATTTGTAAGTCCATATTCATGAATagttttccatttttgttttattttactggTGCATCATAACTATACAAAATCTTGGGATttgttgtgatatattcatacatgcacataacataatttgatcaatttcattgcCCAGTACCTCCCTTATCCCTCTACTCTTCCTTCTGCCTAATCTctatactctactgatctcccatcTATTTTCAGCCATTGCACCAATATCTGTTAGGGAACAAAACGTTGGTGATAGGTTGACCAACCATTCCAGTTTGTCTTGGACGGAGGGATTTCCAGGAATGCAGGATTTTATTGCCCAGAACCTCCCCATTTCCTCTGTTCTTCCCCTTCCCATCCTtatctctactctactgatctccctttcatTTTTATGAAATCCTCTCCCTGCTTTTTTCTTTCTAGCTTTCACTTTTAGATCTTGATTGCTCTCATCTTTTTAAATCATTCTTCAACTTTTCAACCACATTGGTAAGGGAATTGAGAAAATCCAggataataaaacaaacaaaaaaacctttgtGTGTTCCTAATCAGTCCATTACACTGAATAAAAATGTCAGTTAACAGAATTGTTCCCCAGTAAATCCTCTCAAGGAACAGGATGAGGCAAAAGACGGGAAGAAGGAAGAATAAGGACTCTTTCTTTGATGCTTGATTGCTCCTTGGTATGGCACcttctctctcttaaaagaaaAGGAATATGGGAAGTCTCACATTCTGTCCAGAAATACTGACTGGTGTTTTGCTTTGACCTTATGTATCTGGATCCATAGGAGCTGAGCACCAATACTAGTTATCTAGAGGAGACTTCTTTTGGATGATTAAACTGACACAGTGGGAAATTGGTTCTTCTCCTTTACTTGATCAAAATATTGGACTTTTCCCCAGGAGAGGTTGTGTTGTTCAAGTCAACCAACATTGTCTCAGTAAATTAGAGAAAGAGGCAGTGTTAAATTAAATGACTTGCCttgaattttatttcttaaactctatgctttctaaaatattttgtatGTATATTCTCATGTTCCATCCTTATTTTACAGATTGTAATATTAATCCGCACTAGGAGCCAGGTCTTTTTATGGTACCACACATCTGGAAAGAGGCTTAACTGCCAACCATTATCCATGATTTCCCCCAAAGAATATTCTCTTCTGAGGGTAAAGAAGATagggaaaaaaaatgtgattaATGTTGGTACAAAAACCCAAAGGGCAAGAACTACTGGTGATTGTATCCTCGGAGCCAAGGGAACTGGGTTAAGTGACACTCACCTACTGAGAACTGACCACCCAAATAATAGTTTTTTGTATAATTGAATAATTCAGCAACTTCGGTGGTTGAGTAGTTCCCCTTGAAGAGACACAAAGTCAAAACGTCCAGGCTGACCTGGTAGAAGTCGGTCAGTGGATTGCCATCATGTGCTTCTGGCAGAAAGAAAAGGATAAATATTTACTCATGGTACTGGGGAATATACTCCTTTCAACATACTCCTACTTTCTTTATTGTCATTCTGTATATTTAAAGAGGTAAGTAAGAGAAGGTAGAGATCACCCATAGGATGAGCAAATCCAAGAAATGTAAAGACTTTTAAAGGTCACCAAATCTGACTTAACCCCTTTCATTTTAAATCCGAGGAGAGCCAACAGTGAAGAGATTGAAGGACTATCCAGATATTCAGCTGGTTACAGAGTTATGACTAGAACCTAGATTTCCTACCTCCAAGCCTCTTGCCTTTGTAACAGTAAGCTGAAAGTCTTGGGTTGGAGGCACTTCAAAGAAGGTGGGATTGGAGGAAGTTAAtaaataataggatatatattaggtgggagtttaaaaaaaataatgcattTCACTAGTAGCCATGACTGTCAACCCTTTTTTCCCAGTGATAAAGTACTCTGGCCACTTTTAGCTCTTATATTAATTTTGGATGCTTTGTTACTTACAACTCAGTGTCCTGTGTTGTTCAGCTGTTTCTGGTGTTACTCATTATTTGCCTAAAAGCCAAGCTCCTGGAGGACTaaagaattgtgtgtgtgtgtgtgtgtgtgtgtgtgtgtgtgtgtgaaggagaCCTTGACATAGATATGGCAGTGCTCAGTTGAACAcaatttggaaagaaaaaaaatacaggtcACACAGTGAAAGAGGGAAGAGGGGGAAGTAACCTGCAGGGATGCCACAGGATGAATGGGATGAAGAGGAAGGAGGACACAATGGAGGGACATTATTCAGTTCTGAATCAGTAGAGGAGAAGTCAAAGTTGTTGAGGGTTTCTGAACATTTGATTCTTACTCATATTTTCAATTTCGTCTTGGAATTTCTTTTCTAGATGACTGAGCAGATATTCATTATATGTAAAGTTTTCACCAGTGGTATGACATGCTTCCAAAGCCAGTATAATCACAGCAAGCTGTCCCGAGCTTAAATTTAGATCTGAAAAGAAAAGTGTTCAAGTTTAACAAGACACatgcttgtgatttttttttgcttCCTGTCTTCCTTGTGGCTTATATTGCTTATAACTTCTTTTTCTCCATTCTACTGTAcactaaaatttttattgttctcttttttttaatccccaaagcagagccttctaAGGCTCTGCTGTATCAGTGCAAGCTAGGTCTTAGTctttttcatgaaaaaatgggATCTTTTTGAaatcatgcaatatttacaaaagatgaaaaaaagataagaaaaatagataaatactAAAACCTTTGGATTTTCTATCTTCATATTGCCATCTTGCTAGGACAGTAATAGTTGATTTTTATGTTCTGTCTTATAGAGTATCAAAACTTTCAGACTTctcttataataatatgaagaggAAAGAGTAGCTTCATTTCCCCCTTATATCAACTCAAAACCTGAGGCTCAGTATTAATGTGACTAGCTCAAGGATAATCCTGGACTTGAACCCACTTGAAATTTTTATTGTTCCACAGATGCTGCTCTACTGTGagcttttttgtttgtggttCATATCCTTATGTGTAAACTCATCTAGTTTACAACACCATATTAAGAGTCTATATATTTTGCTTTCCTTTGTGGTTCTGAAGGATCCAAAGAAGCATGACCTAGCTCTAGAGTGAGTGGATTTGATGCTGCTAGGCACTGTCACTCCAGGTTTTATACAGCTGGGACTGATGCATCAGAGGTACTTTGAACACATAATTTTTAGGATTTGTTGGAGATAATCTCTTTAGATAGGTAGATCGTTTCTTAAATATTTCATAGAATATAACACTCACCTTTCCCTTCCGTAGTTCTTTCGACTTGTTGTTTTAGGGTTTTGTTCTGAATTCCAACAAGGCTGAGGGACAACAGGACATTTGCAGATTGGGTTTTGCTTGTGTATTCTGAATTGATCATTGTATTCAATAGATGGTTCAGATAAGAGTAGTTTTCTTTATTGACCTCTGTAGtacagaaaggaagaaataatgtGGCAATACTATTATGAGGTGTATCAGGATGGCTTCATTTCCCCCTTACATTAACTAAAAATGGAGGTTCCGTATTGACATAACTGGACCAAGCCTTGATGGGGACTTGAACCCAATCCAAATCTCTATTGCTCCGTGGTTGATTCTCTAACATCAACTTTCTCAGCCATGTTCAACAACCCCCTTTGGTTCTGAACTTAGCAAACTTATGTAACAGTATTAATGCTCGTAAAACATTAAGACTAGAAACAAgggttatattaaaatatttactaaTAGTTATGGCCCAGACCAAAGTCAATCCAGTAGTTACTAGCTGTTGGTGAAATAATACAGAGGTGGGTCTGGAGCCCTCCTCCACTTCATTACTTCTGTGACAAGTAGCATTGTAATATTTCAGTATTTTAACAGCTTGTGAATCAGGTACTGGCATATAAGTCCAGCCTGGGATATCTAGTATCATTCCCTGGAGAAATGTCCTTAAAGAAATTTTCATAATTGGAAGGTTAACTGAAACTAGAATACATGTCTTCTGACTCCTATCTAttgctctttctatttttttctatctaGTTTCTTCTCTTTCTACTAACTTTATTGGGTTAATCCTGAGAACATTCATTCCCCTAAGGCAAAAATTCTATTACATTGATGATTGACCCCCAAGTTGCATTATCTGATTGCCCAACTGGCCAGGCATCAAGATCATTACTTAGCAGTACACTCCCTTTGGAATGTCCTCTAGTTTTAGCCTACAATATCCCCAAATTACAGTGGAGAACATGAAAGGAAGTTCATTTTATTGCAGAGGTAAAAGAGAATCCAGAGTTCCCAAAGATCTGGAGGAAAATAAGTAGAGTTAATTGCCACCTAAAACATAAGATATTTTGTTTACAATATTGAGAAAAATCCCCAAATTCTTCCCATCTCCATATAGTCTCATGGGTTGGTAAGACAGTGAGAAGAAAAGTAGTCCTGTGTTCAGCACCTTTTGATGGTCTCTTTGCTCCTTAATTTATGACTCTGGGTAAGTTATGTAACTTCCCTGACCCTtggtttcttcatttaaaaactgTGGATATTAACACATGGTAAAATGCTCCATATGTTCCTATTTACAGTGCAACTGGAGTTCCTGTTGTCATACTTAGAGACAGGAGATGTGATTTCTCTTGCACATTTTGTTCACTGTAATAAACACTCAAGAATatctgaatggagtgattgtaggAAGGTCACAGTTTGTTGCAGGCACAATAGGACAATTGTGAATCATATTTCTGAGATTTGTGGAAGCATCCAGTTCAGGAGATTTTCTGGCATTAAAGCAGACTTTTTAGTTCCTGTTCAACAACTCTAATCAACTTCCTTGACCACTAAAGACAAATTTAATTATTCTTTGCAATGAATTGAACTTCAAAGCCTCCCTGGAAGTCTCCTATTCTCTGGATCCGGTAGGGAAACTGACAGTACAGGAAGAAAAATGTGAGTTGGAAGATTCTGTGTTTTAGCCTTGGCTTGAATACAAGCCTGTCTCCTATGGTATTGATCTCCTCTTGCTGGCTAGAGTACCAGGAGTATGTAGCTGC
Encoded proteins:
- the Tcn1 gene encoding transcobalamin-1; the encoded protein is MRHSYQLPLAGLLLFSLIPSQLCKICEVNKENYSYLNHLLNTMINSEYTSKTQSANVLLSLSLVGIQNKTLKQQVERTTEGKDLNLSSGQLAVIILALEACHTTGENFTYNEYLLSHLEKKFQDEIENMKAHDGNPLTDFYQVSLDVLTLCLFKGNYSTTEVAELFNYTKNYYLGGQFSVDTGAMAVLALTCVNRSLTNEQIKAEKNLTKIDKCIRFLVKKILSEKKENGLIGNTFSTGVAMQALFVSSKYYEESEWNCQQTLNTIFKEISRGMFNNPTAAAQILPPLMGKTYLNVTNFPCVSDLDKFNISNDAPESNTPSNSSSFILVHYSVVINETYPINVTVPNGSVFLDVMKEAQIQNSTAFRFTMEQSAWGPYITSVQGLYANNNKRTYWELLSGGKSLSQGVGSYVVHNGENLEIRWSKY